A stretch of DNA from Malus sylvestris chromosome 9, drMalSylv7.2, whole genome shotgun sequence:
AATGTGTATCTTTGGAATTAACAGATTGGAAATTCGTAatgcggatcttccggatcaaaTCTTAGGGGTgtgttttatttaaattatgtatttttatcgGTCAGAACTCTggaatgtgatttgataattggtcataggcgaCAATGGTTCATGACGTCTCGATATGtgtgctagggagtcgtagcgcggaTCTCAGGTGAGTGGGTATTTTCCATTCTAtcgtgtattatatatatatgattgacaattccataaatgtttatgaattgattattgcttatgattactgtgaatgctttgaaatactattgtgaactacgaatgacttgatccctatttagggtacgtaggcagtctaacgagacgttagatgcagtcaTACAAGAAGTGAAACTAAATAATTGAGGTAATAGTCTTGTTAGGGAATTGagtaatgtgagggacattggtggaaagtGTGAGAGTTAACCTTACTACTTGGGGCTTAattgttggtcataaatcaatgtgtgaagaatcaagaatttgaagtaaggaaacgtaagtaatgatagttaaatAAACTAtccgaaaataaatagttcgaGAGCAGGACGTTACAACTTATACATTTTatgccatattatatatatatatatatatatatatatatatatatatatatatggatgtaTATAATTGATAATGCTATGACATGTTTGAGTATCAGATTGCATCATGgtttatttatatgtatattacctgcacataattattgtgaacgttTGAAGTGCAAAAGTGAACGTAGGAcacccaggtaagttcaggtaagtttatggtattagttgaaattatggagttatggcatgactacatgcatgttttaagcaactccgacattgtcgtacgGGTTGCCCATGAGTCGTATATGTTATATTGAGAtacattgagagctcataaacctgcacccctaTGTTAGTGCTCTCGTTCATGGCCAGGGCACaggccttcacgtgatgttcacctcccgcacctgatgctcaccttggatccaaggtaagtgCACATgcctatcgtacagaccactataggtggttcagACTTGTAGGTGACCCGTGATTATTCACACAgttttcacgtgatcgtagcacttgaacatatttatttacacccagtcctgtcctacagaccactttaggtggtctcgactcgtgtgcaggtatacttattgagctattgataggtcgtacaggtcaccagaggtgactccgacttatgagctagcatatgtgatgaatatgtgatgtgCTAGCATATaggatgaatatgtgatgagctagcatatatgatgaatatgtgatgagctagcatatgtgatgagatatgtgataagctagcatatgtgatgaaatatgtgataagctagcatatatgatgaaatatgtgatgaactagtacatgtgatgagatatgggtaagttgtacatgtcactatatgtgactccgacttgcgtgctagtatgagttattaatcacatgattatttgatattgctgatgagatgctgtgttatgatatgtttatgatttttctggaaattatacaggtgttgtggcgaggggttataatgttttatatgatttctattaaaattgtatTTACAGGGTCACTCacccttgtcttgtcttcaccctccaggttttatcagttgagctttcttatcgtcgaagattcgtgacgattcttagtattggagattatttcgagggtacaattcttaattcactctaaTGTATTTGCTtgtgctctaacgtcacgtgtgaagtgagttcattcctgctcaccagtgcactctgatatttaggcactcttaggaataaatttattcacattttcccacatcatcacactttatggctacGTCATATTCCAGGTGTCAGCCAGTACATctcgattcagagtcctagtggacattccgggtcggggtgtgtcaatgaagaaagttgatgttctaccataaaatcaattggcaacaTGGGGAGTAGCCTAATTTACTTATAAACCCATACAAATTCTCTCAtctcatcaatgtgagattcacgCTCAACAATATTAATGTTCAAATAAATGGTACTGGTActcttttctttaaaaaaatattattagaaaattcaagacaacaacaacaacaacaaagccttttcccactaagtggggtcggctatatgaatcctagaacgccattacgctcggtcctgtgtcatgtcctccattaaatccaaatactctaagtcttttcttagagtttcttccaaagttttcctaggtcttcctctaccccttcggccctaaacctctgtcacgtagtcgcatcttctaaccggagcgtcagtaggcctttttTGCACATgcccaaaccaccgtaaccgattttctctcagctttccttcaatttcggctactcttactttacctcggatatcctcattcctagtcttatcctttctcgtgtgcccacacatccaacgaagcatcctcatctctgctacacctattttatgtatgtgttgatgctttaccgcccaacattctgtgccatacagcatcgccgggcttattgctgtcctataaaattttcccttgagcttcagtggcatacggcggttatacaacacgccggatgcactcttccacttcatccatccaacttgtattctatggttgagatctctatctaattctccgttcttttgcaagatagatcataggtagcgaaaacagtctctctttggtatttcctaatctccgatcctcacccctaactcattttggcctccatttgcactgaacttgcactccatatattctgtctttgatcggcttaggcgaagacctttagattccaacacttctctccaaaggttaagtttcgcatttaccccttcttgagtttcatctatcaacactatatcgtctgtgaaaaacatacaccaaggaatatcctcttgaatatgtcctattaactcatccattaccaacgcaaaaaggtaaggacttaaggatgagccttgatgtaatcctatagttatggggaagctttcggtttatccttcatgagttcttgcagcagtctttgctccatcatacatatcctttataacttggatatatgctactcgtactcttttcttctctaaaatcctccaaagaatgtctcttgggaccctatcatacgctttctccaaatctataaagaccatgtgtaaatcatttttcccatctctatatctttccatcaatcttcgtaagagatagattgccttcatggttgagcgtcctggcatgaacccaaattggttgtccgaaactcgtgtctcttgcctcaatctatgctcaagacttattagcttaatacccctatagttcatgcaattttgtacgttgcccttattcttgtagataggcaccaaagtgctatttcaccactcatttggcatcttcttcattttcaaaatcctattaaaaaggtcagtgagccatgctatacctgtctctccctagactttccacacttcgatcggtatatcatctgggcccactgcttttctatgcttcatctttttcaaagctacaaccacttcttctttCCTGATTCGACggtaaaaggagtagtttctacactcttctgagttactcaactcacttaaagaagtactcctttcatgtccttcattgaaaagattatgaaaataacctcttcATCTGTCTTTGTCctcgttctctgtagcaagaacctttccatcctcatccttgatgcacctcacttggtttaggtctcttgtcttcttttcccttgctctagctaatttatagatatcaaactctccttctttggtatctagtcgcttatacatatcgtcataagctgCTAACTTAGCTTATCTcatagctttcttcgcctcttgcttcgctcttctatacctttcaccattttcatcggtcatttccttgtataaggctttacaacgtTCCTTCTTATctttcacctttgtttgtacctcctcattccaccaccaagattccttttggtgtggagcaaagctcttggactctcctaatacctcttttgctacttttcggatacaactagccatgtaatcccacctttggctagcttccccctctctatcccacacgcactgggtgattactttctctttgaaaattgcttgtttttctccttttagattccaccatctagtccttgggcacttccaagtcttgttcttttttctctctcttttgatatgtacatccatcaccaacaagcgatgttgattagccaagctctctcccagtataactttgcaatccttacatgTTATACGATCTCTTTTCCTCATTAGTAGAAAATTCAAGACaattatgaaattattatttgaaaatttactATGGTTACCCTTGATTGAGCACTAATTTTCTTACGATGAAAGAAGTTTCAAGTTCAATTATTGCTCCTCTCTataatttgtttaaaaaaaaaaacaaataaaaatctaGAACTTTTAATTTGAGTTTACACACATGCTTGCATGTAATATACGTCATGAACAATGTTAACTAACATATATACCTGATCAAGAATCAATTAGGATAATCACAATTTAAATACCATATACAATAAAAATCCTGAAagataaaaattattttcataaacTTGAAAGTTATTAACATTATGCTGAAAGTGCGATGAGTAGGAAAAGAAGAGATTGTGATATTCCACAGTGGGTCTTATTATTGAAAGCGAATCAATCACAACGACTGTTTACTTGAAGAAACTAACCTAATATGATGTGACACTTAAGTACGTAGTACTGCATGTCTCTTATATGTAAAGGAACATTGAATAACACTAGTAGAAATTTTGACTTTACCGACAAAATTACTTTGTCGGTAAAAGTCAAAATTTGTTGGCAAAGAGTCTTCCTCGGCAAAAAAGTGATTGTCCAAAGAGTAGATCCATGCACTGTTTAGTAATTCTCTATCCGATCATTTTCAGTTTCGATATTATACTGTAATTGTTTCGTTATTCGGGGTGAAAAATCTCGTTTGAAATTGGGATCACGATTTGCTGGATCGATCAGTAGAGTGAGTATCCTCCATTCGATTGTTTGGGACCACGATTTGCTCCATCGATCAGTAGAGTTCTTACTTTGTAATTTACTAACTTTGgcttatcattttggtcatAGCATTGCCTTTGATTTCGCGTCATACGAAGATAAttaacaaaggaaaactaatgaaaatggcttgaaaactttgagttttaatgataaggacaaaataaagggtaaagtgaatagtaccaggattgactttttagtgtaaaaatgtgatttttcgttaaagtgaacagtaccgggtgcttttcgttaaagttccctaataaCAACCTCTTGCTACCTGTTCAAATATTGAAAGCAATTTAAATAAGTAAAATTTAGTGACGTCTAGTTTTTATTTGGTTAGCATCGCATCTCCTACTGTCGCATCGCATCTCTCATCTGCATCTGCATCGCAACTAGCGTCTGCATCTGAATATAGCCATGGTTGCCTTTGCTTGCTAGAGATTTTTTGAAAAGATGTAGGATTATTTCTCCTTTTATTCtcattctctttctcttccttttctcacattttgtgttttgtcttattatctttataaaacatcaatataatatattaatatgaTTTAACTGTAATCGTTCAAATagtaggaaagaaaaataaagagaaattagAAGGGAAGATTATCATTTCTCTtatataagagagagagagagagagagagagagagagagagagagagagagagagagaaaaacctttttgggtttttgtgtcATGGGGTCACGGGCTGGTAAGAAATTAAAGTAGGAAGATAGTTGTGGAAACAAGGAAACTAGGCTGTTTTTTAGCCACATCTGTGACATTAGGGAATACATTTATTTTTGAGAAGGAAACTAGGCtgttttttaaatgaaaagcaAAGCCCAAAGAAAAAAGCAAATCCAATATGATTAAAACGTGTGAGCTGAGTAAATGTtacaaaattaacataaaaggttctaaattttacaaatatatttatattttataatatatataataaatttacgtAGATCCATCTAGTCCATTTAGGCTCTATGAAGGCGCTAGGCCTTATCTCACTGTTCGACTAGCACCcagcgcctagcgtcttttagaatctTGTATAGTATTACAAAAGTAGCTAGCTAGCTAAGTTTTAACTTTAGTTGGTAGGGCGAAGACGGTCAATATTTAGGCTTTACTAAAAAGCTTTAGGAGATGGAAGAATGTAGTAGGGCATGAATAAATCCGTTAGACAAGGTTTTGGCGCCTAGAAGAAAATTGTAATTAATCAGGACATTAAAGTAATTGTCGTGTGATGAAGCTTAGGCTAAGTGGATATATATAGTGTTTGAAATTTGTTCAATAAGTTAGTTGGATTAGTAGAACTCCTCTTTCGTCATTCGTTACGATTGCGCAGAAAACTTTGATTGGGACTTGGGAGTTGTCTAGAACGACCTTCTATGTTCACCAATGAAGGGGCACAAGTGTCCTTCtcataaagaaaactaaataagGCCGCCTGGACCATAGTCATCATCACAGACAGGATTATTCCCACCGCCATATTCGCTAATCGCCGTATCAGATTTGCTCAGTCCTTGCTCACTCAACCGTCCGTTAAGTCCCCCAATGGCGGAGCCGTACGGAACCAACGGCGGAGTCGACGTCGACGTTACCGACAACGACGGCGAGATCCACACCAACCGGGAGGAGACTCTCTACGGCATCTTCCACCATCTGATTGTTGAGATCCTCTTCCCCGGCTCCACCAGTGCCGGTGCTGCTGCTCCGCTGTTTCAGCGGATCAAAACCTCTCTAGCCAAGAACGGCCCGCTGCTTCACGAAGCTTCCAGAAACAGTGGGCGAAACGTTTTTCTCTGGACTCGGAGGGGGAGCCCTCTCCGTGCACTGCTAGTCATCTCTGTGAGTATTGTCGGTGATCTTAGCTTTTGAATTAGTTGTACCTTGTGCTTTTGATTACTTGTACATTGCAGTCTAGGAAAGATTGTGCATTTTGTTTCCAGAGCTCTGTGTGCTTCTGAAGGTTGTACATTTTCGATATAAAAGCAACACAGTTTTTTTAGCTCTGGAAGTAACATTTTGTTTGGTCTAATGAAAATTCTTTTATGTTCCGGTGTATGCTATGCACTATGTGCGTCAAGGGGATTGCAGACGAATATGGTGCATTGGGAACCTTAACCTTTTCCTTAGAGATACCAAGTTCGGATCTCATTTGCTTAGGATGGCGGTTAATGACAGAAAAAGGAGAGGAAGGAGGCATTACAAGGGTATTCACAGGGACTGAAGTGTCATAAGAAGCTAAAGATGAGACAGTTGATAAATCTTCCATAAGAACTGCACGTATAATAGAGGAAGAAGAATTAGAAGAACAAGACAGAAACATAAAGTAGAACAGAAGTTGAAGAATGTATTGTTGTTAGAAGAATTCAAGGAAATTCAAAGAAGTGAATACTTTGTTAGGGAAAAAGTTACCTGTAAGGATATCCCTTGTTCATTATGTGCTCAGTCTGGATCAACTTACTGAGATATTTCCCGAAGCTTTGGCTTCTGCTAGATTTCTTTTTGCACTCCCAAGTTTGCGGGGGCATGATAGACAACAGAGTTCACAGTACAGTTGTAACACTAGATGATAGCTCAATTGTGTGTGAGTCTTAGACTCTTAGTTGCAGTTGTAAAGAGAGTTTGTCTGGTAGTTGTGATTACCTATTCTTGTGAATGATAAATCTGTTTCCTTCATCAGATAAATTCGTGTGATATAGCTTCTTAATTGTTTGGTATATGTTGAGTAaggataatttattttttatgcctACTTTTGGGCGCAATTTTCTATATCATGGATGCAGGACATTTCATGTTATGCATATTATTCCATGTAGGATCTTattgatattcctcttcatgtttaatGAGTCTTCATGAATAATAACTAATCACCACAGAAAATGTACTTACCCTCCAATTCTTTGTCCTATTGTTCTTggttttttcaattaattttattaGATCCATTCTAATTTTTCACTTGCTGTGATTCCAACAAGTCTAATTTTTAAATGTAAGTGTTGATATCGATTGATATATATAGATCGATTCAAGTCGACACTTGAGTTAACAACTGACTCTTTTGATGCAGGTTGGCACGATTACTCTTCTTGCCTTGACAGGGTTGCTTGTCTTCATGCTTTTCTTTGTGGCAGCAACTTTCAATGCCGTTGTTATCTCTCTCCTACTGTCTCTGGCAGCTGCAGGAGGATTCTTGGCCATTTTCTTTGCCTGTGTAACAGCGATATACATAGGAGCGTTATCAGTGGCTGTTTTTGTTATTTCCGCCACAACAATATTGACAATTGGAGCTGTTCTGATAGCTACAGGTAGGGCTGGTCGACCAATTGACCATTACTTCTCCTAcctctttttagtttttaataccTAACCCCTACATATCTAAGGACAACCTTATTGTCTAAAAGTGTTATATAACCAGAAGCATCACATTTACGACTATATTGATTGTAGGTTTCTAAATTTTCAACCATTATACTTATCAGGCCTACACATATGGATGAAAAAGTAGTTAGTTTATCTACTTGAGAAGGACCAATTTACTGACTTTGTTTTGCTTCTGTTGAAGTGTTTGCATACCCCTTGGTACCGATTTCCCAGGCTTCAGATCAGTTCATGTCCAGTATAATACAATTTATTGATGGCTGATGGATCTATATTTTGAATTGTCTATAATTCCACTTCCCATCGAGTCAAGGTTCTTATCATATTTCTTTGTTCCCCTAACTAGGTTGGATTGGATTCTTCTGGATCATGTGGCTGGCAACAAAGAAATCTGTGGGCCTTGCTAAGCAATCGTTGAATGTGACTGGTTCGGCGATTTCAGCGTACTCTTATGGCAGGCATGCTCGCTATCATTCAGCGATAGGTAAAGCTTCCGATTGaagaataataaaaataaattgtcCGATTGAAGCATATGCCAGGTTTCTAGGCCCTTCCTAAGATCTACGACAACATCGTTTCTTATCTGCAGTTTGATGTATATTTGTTGGACTACTATTAAGGCAAGATAGGCCAGCTATTGTATAGGTTTTACCTAGTTTGTCTATCTTCTTGTCCATATGCAACTACTATGTATTGGCCGATTTTGTATAATTAAACGCAGCCACTCTTCCCTTGAGCAGTTGTGATCTGTTCACGAACTTCACGTTAGCAATCTGCAGCTTGGGTCGTTTATTGTTAGTAAAATGCTGTATCGTTCTTTTTTTTGGTCCGTACATGTATGATCAGGCTGTGTTAGCAGCACTGGGTATCATTTGTTTGGATTCCAGTTAACCAGTCCATGTGGTATACTGCTTGTGCTTCGGGTACATGGAAAAATCTCGCATGGAGATGAACACTGAGACTAGTCAATCACACCTAGCATTTCTGACTGACTTGTTTAGATATCAATTAGTTACAAAACAACAAATCTTGATACCCAAGAAATCTCGGCCAATAAATAAGCCGCAAACAAAACCCTATCTGAAACTCAAAACTTTTTCTCACTGCACCGTGGATGTTTTCCCCACTTTGTCTTCTAGGCCCTCCAGAGCTCCAGCAGCCTGCCTGACTCCTCCACAAACTACCAAACCCCGATCAGGTTCACCACCTGTAAATGCCACCGTTGACATCTCCCCCGCTTTGTGTTCCCAATGAGTCAAGGTTCTTACACACTGCCATCACATAAACTTTAAGTGATGGAGGGTTTAATTGTTGTGCTAGAGGTGTTAGATTGGTTATATAGGTTCAAATAAAACTTCCTTTTCTATATTCATTAACTTGAGGTTATAGTTTAGTAAGTGCTTTGTTGACTTCAAAACTGTTTGGATGgaaggaaattaatgagatttaaACATAAGGTTTTGAATCATTTGACATTAAAATCTTACTAGAATTGGAGGATGCAAAAATATTGGGCATGAACCTAATATTATATTTCTTAACTAAGATATGCTCCtaatcctataaataccatcacCATCTCAAAGCCATGTAGCATTATAATTAGTTGAAATCGAAAGTAAAATGGCTTGTGATTATCTCTCCCTCATTACCAAGAACTTAATCGTTGCAGTAGCCATagtcatcatcttcttttcacTCGGTATGTAGTCGATATATATGTTTGACCTTTAATTTCTTGCATTTTTGTTCTCTTAAGCACCAAATTAAATTCCTGTTAATTATTTTGATGTTTTCAATTGTTTTTCAGTAAGCGCTGAAATAATATGCCAGGGATATTGTAAAGATATTGCTTGTTGCAATGCCTTTTTGCACGAGAGCTAGTTATAAGGGAGGAAAATGCTATCCACCATTTAACCAATTTAATTTGTCGTGGTGAAAAATAATAGTGGCCTTGTGTATTGAGGGATGGGCAGGGACAGGGCAGAAGGAATCCCATTATAATTTCTGTTGTTGTAATAAACTCCCTTTGAATAAAACTAATGATTATTCTATAACGTCTtctttgttgtaaacattcctagtttaagtatgattgtgtaaatcctaggtaagatttaattctagttatcctttcctattacaacttgtattacttggaggagaaggaatatcttctctccctttactactataaataaaggcacaatgtaggagggataacaacacacacattcccctacaattctacaaacacatatctctctcctctctctctgccgccggccctagtccctctgtcagataaaatagaccacaacacgttatcagcacgctcctaccgctgcgcttaggaatatgacgttggagattttttctgcatcaaaccagttcatccatatcatcacgcaatcaggttctttccaaacaacggtttttaactcgatattttgcaagccctgatagcatgaacattcaccatgatgcatgacccaactttacgtttaacgtattttagattctacataaattgtgtatgcttcataaccaaaattgctacaattatgtgaatttgatatttgccatgaattgaatcttacatatgtacatgcattgaaactattatttgcatatgcatcaacgtaaatatgtgattcattaaaattatacatgcatataatatatttgaattgaaaaaaaaaaagagaattttttttttaagggctgcacacagcagcccattccttttctcaccccgtgggcctgcAGCCTACACCCGAGGGTTcttggcctatatttttaggccccgagatcttattatttaataattttaaataatatgggtttttatattttcacccacactttaatttggcccctcaagatcaaaaataaattaattcacttatcattatacaatatttctgcatatattctttgcatatttgtttgcatatatatttgtgtttgcctgcaggaatatatgaacctgaagttcataattactttgaaacccgaagtttcttctaaacatgccttgtttgagaacccgaagttttcacttaaatatatcacccatgaaacccgaagtttttcatgcaaaattaaaccaatacatgtctattagaacctgtatgttctactcctatgtgaatggattgatttttctccattacactaaccacatcttgttcatccattttgtgataggaacatgtcgaatttgaacaaactcgacttcactgctttggaggtttctggaaggaactacctcaagtgtgttcaagatgtgaagctccacctcactgcaaagaacttgcgtcctgctattgaagaagcaacagataaacctgttggcgaagctgaaaaagccactgctatgatcttcatccgaagacatatccatgacgctctgcaaactgagtaccttgctgaggaggatccacgtgcattatgggtcgctttggctgatcgtttcgatcaccaaaaggacatattcttgcctgaagcaagacacgactggcagcacttgcgcttccaagactttaagtctgtgaatgaatataattttgaagtttgtcgaatccgatcacttctcaagttttgcaatgaaactttgactgaagaggatctcctggagaagacctactcgaccttctctgcttctaatattgtcctgcagtaacaatatagagctcagaagttcactaagttctcggatttgatctctgttttacttcttgctgaaaagcagaaccagctgttgatgaagaatcatcaagctcgacctactggggctactgctgtgcctgaagcacattatagcactaatcagcacccaaaacgccaaaagaggcgtggtaaggacggccagaagccatcccaccaaggtcaacagagccaaggcccatccaagggaggaaacaaagcccagcaGCGCCCAAACCttgctcccaaggccccgaacttcaagaataagggcaaagcacctgccacaatgaatgacgatatgtgctatcgttgtggttccaaggaccattggtcccgtatttgccgtgctcccaagaaggttgtggatgcatatcattctcgtcgtacgaagtttgaatcaaacttcctgcaagtggacgaaccagagactacaaagatggaggtttctgactttcaggaggataccactcctatggaagattagaatcttagacatagacttatttttcagttgaaataatacaattgg
This window harbors:
- the LOC126581958 gene encoding uncharacterized protein LOC126581958, with translation MSNLNKLDFTALEVSGRNYLKCVQDVKLHLTAKNLRPAIEEATDKPVGEAEKATAMIFIRRHIHDALQTEYLAEEDPRALWVALADRFDHQKDIFLPEARHDWQHLRFQDFKSVNEYNFEVCRIRSLLKFCNETLTEEDLLEKTYSTFSASNIVLQ
- the LOC126581953 gene encoding uncharacterized protein LOC126581953, which codes for MAEPYGTNGGVDVDVTDNDGEIHTNREETLYGIFHHLIVEILFPGSTSAGAAAPLFQRIKTSLAKNGPLLHEASRNSGRNVFLWTRRGSPLRALLVISVGTITLLALTGLLVFMLFFVAATFNAVVISLLLSLAAAGGFLAIFFACVTAIYIGALSVAVFVISATTILTIGAVLIATGWIGFFWIMWLATKKSVGLAKQSLNVTGSAISAYSYGRHARYHSAIGKASD